Proteins from one Candidatus Omnitrophota bacterium genomic window:
- a CDS encoding 2-isopropylmalate synthase, whose product MENEKIIIFDTTLRDGEQSPGASLNMNEKLEIARQLAVLGVDVIEAGFPISSPGDFDSVKTVAKTIKGPVICGLARAIEKDIDAAYNSVKYSTRPRIHVFLATSKIHMKYKLKKAEDEILRLAVAAVKYAKKRCADIEFSPEDASRTEEAFLHKFVEAVVDAGATTVNIPDTVGYTTPFEFAEIIKGIKVNVPNIERCVISVHCHNDLGLSVSNSLAAVLNGARQVECTINGLGERAGNASLEEIVMAIKTRSDIFKGVYTDVNTKEIYKTSRLVSKLTGMSVQPNKAIVGANAFAHESGIHQDGVLKERTTYEIMRPEDVGYEETKLVLGKHSGRHAFGERLKKLGIEVNKEQLEKAFERFKVLADKKKEIFDEDLETIADEEISKIPEEFSLAHFHIASGDRVKPTATISLKRHSKIHEANSGGDGPVDACYKAIDKITGLSGKLMDYQIRSVTGGKDALGEVSVKILSKGRVVSGRGASTDIIEASIKAYINAANKLARKESRKL is encoded by the coding sequence ATGGAAAATGAAAAGATAATAATATTCGATACGACACTGAGGGACGGAGAGCAATCGCCCGGGGCGAGCCTCAATATGAATGAGAAGCTCGAGATAGCAAGGCAGCTTGCTGTCCTGGGCGTTGATGTCATTGAAGCGGGGTTTCCGATTTCGAGCCCGGGAGATTTTGATTCCGTCAAGACGGTCGCTAAGACTATAAAGGGCCCAGTCATCTGCGGACTTGCGAGGGCTATTGAGAAGGACATAGACGCGGCCTATAACTCGGTGAAGTATTCGACGAGGCCGAGGATACATGTCTTTCTCGCCACCTCCAAGATCCACATGAAATACAAGCTCAAAAAAGCCGAGGACGAGATACTGAGGCTTGCGGTCGCGGCCGTAAAATACGCTAAAAAGCGGTGCGCCGACATAGAGTTCTCTCCGGAAGACGCGTCGCGGACCGAAGAGGCTTTTTTGCATAAATTCGTGGAGGCTGTTGTAGACGCCGGAGCGACCACTGTGAACATTCCCGATACGGTAGGTTATACCACACCATTTGAATTTGCCGAAATAATTAAGGGCATAAAGGTGAATGTTCCTAATATCGAAAGGTGCGTCATAAGCGTCCATTGCCATAACGACCTCGGTCTGTCGGTATCAAATTCCCTGGCCGCGGTGCTCAACGGCGCGCGCCAGGTCGAATGCACGATAAACGGTCTTGGCGAACGGGCGGGCAATGCTTCCCTGGAAGAGATCGTTATGGCCATTAAGACGAGGTCCGATATCTTTAAAGGTGTATACACAGACGTAAATACGAAAGAGATCTACAAGACGAGCCGTCTTGTGTCCAAGCTCACAGGTATGAGCGTCCAGCCCAACAAGGCGATCGTGGGCGCCAACGCGTTTGCCCATGAGTCCGGTATACATCAGGACGGGGTCCTTAAAGAGCGCACAACTTACGAGATCATGAGACCCGAAGACGTCGGATATGAAGAGACGAAATTGGTTCTTGGGAAACATTCCGGGCGCCATGCGTTCGGCGAACGTTTGAAGAAACTCGGCATCGAGGTAAACAAGGAACAGCTCGAAAAGGCCTTTGAAAGGTTCAAGGTTCTGGCGGACAAGAAGAAAGAGATATTTGACGAGGACCTTGAGACGATCGCCGATGAAGAGATATCGAAGATACCCGAGGAGTTCAGTCTGGCGCATTTTCATATCGCGTCCGGCGACCGGGTAAAACCGACGGCTACGATATCATTGAAAAGACACAGCAAGATCCATGAAGCGAACTCCGGCGGCGATGGTCCTGTAGACGCCTGTTATAAGGCGATCGACAAGATCACCGGTTTGAGCGGCAAACTTATGGATTATCAGATAAGGTCTGTGACCGGCGGGAAAGACGCCCTCGGCGAAGTCTCAGTGAAGATCCTTTCAAAAGGCAGGGTCGTTTCCGGACGAGGAGCCAGCACGGACATAATCGAGGCGAGCATCAAGGCGTATATAAATGCGGCGAACAAACTGGCGCGTAAGGAAAGTCGTAAGCTGTAA